The following proteins are co-located in the Flavobacterium sp. CECT 9288 genome:
- a CDS encoding imm11 family protein has product MKYYCITNSGNKKIVGTHSQVQQAIYHCDIWDDDKFIDRVDFVKTDFEPITANAILMKKAKLTDLLSADIIGFSSKLLMSGKLKSILENNRKTGLQFCKSPVVYKNEMIEDYWTLNLYEVNSEFIDFNKSEIFLMDGLFDKIKKLPITNIEEYEKEKMQIDKIGYPSNIYIERFVLNDNLPEDFFVLRQVEGGVKYMVSEKLKQKIEEAGCTGIEFMPSELKLTEWLHGGEREKIYGKA; this is encoded by the coding sequence ATGAAATATTATTGTATTACAAATTCGGGAAATAAAAAGATAGTTGGAACTCACTCTCAAGTGCAACAAGCGATTTACCATTGTGACATATGGGATGATGATAAATTTATAGACAGGGTAGATTTTGTTAAGACCGATTTTGAACCGATTACTGCAAATGCTATTTTAATGAAGAAAGCAAAATTGACAGATTTGTTATCTGCGGATATTATAGGTTTCTCATCAAAATTATTAATGAGTGGCAAACTTAAATCAATTCTTGAAAATAATAGAAAAACAGGATTACAGTTTTGTAAATCCCCTGTTGTTTACAAAAACGAAATGATTGAGGATTACTGGACATTAAACCTCTATGAGGTAAACTCAGAATTTATAGATTTTAATAAGTCAGAGATTTTTTTAATGGATGGGTTATTTGACAAAATAAAAAAATTGCCAATCACAAATATAGAAGAATATGAAAAAGAAAAAATGCAAATTGATAAAATAGGATATCCTAGTAATATTTATATTGAGAGATTTGTGCTAAATGACAATTTACCAGAAGATTTTTTTGTACTAAGACAAGTTGAAGGCGGAGTTAAATACATGGTCTCTGAGAAATTAAAGCAAAAAATAGAAGAAGCAGGTTGTACTGGAATTGAGTTTATGCCAAGTGAGTTAAAATTGACCGAATGGCTTCATGGAGGTGAGAGAGAAAAGATCTATGGGAAAGCGTAA